The following proteins come from a genomic window of Pseudochaenichthys georgianus chromosome 19, fPseGeo1.2, whole genome shotgun sequence:
- the LOC117465178 gene encoding rap1 GTPase-GDP dissociation stimulator 1-A encodes MPPTSIYPSPCSKKSRSSQIQPYTPNDNLNNALGSISVLGLGLIAHELEPHLNTVLANIKERKKGAAEQVVISGILPILALSLRSRGPLTLPTAKLVAELAKESVVRKGFGDAGLAPALLSVLTSLDQELLLHVARAISRMSYDSSKLQHLLLCRGAVPRLVAILLRFPDKEALEEVCLQALCNISGMGVAEEAGMVWERGASVRPGETVFHGVSPHTCDVASSVTLVCVSQWAPGQYAVNIEVFQRCSSSFWSLHGNKRNARWFPFSRLGSFSNLLKMIKFSTRSVPGTKSLRNRVFHTFL; translated from the exons ATGCCACCCACGTCCATCTACCCAAGTCCCTGCAGCAAGAAAAGTAGATCCAGCCAAATACAACCCTACACACCAAATG ACAACCTGAACAATGCGCTGGGCTCTATCAGCGTCCTGGGGTTGGGACTGATCGCACACGAACTTGAACCACATCTGAACACGGTGCTGGCCAACATTAAGGAGAGGA AGAAAGGCGCTGCTGAGCAGGTGGTGATCAGTGGGATCTTGCCCATCCTGGCCCTGTCTCTGAGGAGCAGGGGGCCTCTCACTCTGCCCACCGCTAAGCTGGTGGCTGAACTCGCCAAGGAGT CTGTGGTGCGTAAAGGTTTCGGTGATGCAGGTTTAGCTCCGGCTTTGCTCTCCGTGCTGACCAGTCTAGATCAAGAGCTGCTGCTCCACGTGGCAAGAGCCATCTCTCGCATGTCTTATGACAGCT CCAAGCTGCAGCACCTGCTTCTCTGTCGGGGTGCGGTGCCTCGCCTGGTCGCCATCCTGCTCCGCTTCCCTGACAAGGAGGCCCTGGAGGAAGTGTGCCTGCAGGCGCTCTGTAACATCAGCGGCATGGGGGTGGCAGAGGAGGCAGGCATGGTCTGGGAGAGGGGTGCATCTGTGAGGCCGGGGGAGACTGTTTTTCACGGCGTTTCTCCTCACACCTGTGATGTTGCCTCTTCTGTGactctggtgtgtgtgtctcaatGGGCCCCGGGTCAATATGCGGTCAACATTGAGGTTTTCCAGCGCTGCTCCTCCTCTTTCTGGAGCCTTCACGGGAACAAACGGAACGCTCGTTGGTTTCCTTTCTCCAGATTGGGAAGCTTTTCTAATCTGTTGAAGATGATCAAATTCTCTACAAGGAGTGTTCCTGGAACCAAAAGTCTGAGGAATCGCGTGTTTCACACTTTCCTCTGA
- the LOC117465227 gene encoding uncharacterized protein, with product MDPNTRVVGLDAQGNMVFTVVKPVMGIFQVASEQTGNVAHGSMGLQGLSESTLILPQIQGQFDQNQMEMHHLQPHIQMPQMQVSAPEQTEVVPQNQDPPPNSSTNPESATHMPFAEVSSLLDPNMKGSKARKYLISYDEIKRRLQAPEKMSLRSLAAYTRVSRGPASKKTLLESLNVLGLTPSTTTSVSSSFSKLTEGDTRALCDDMKDFAHDYIDYSNMAKQLIPETNTVQHWSKIIETKNHLEDMRKCFMDPVNSGAFDNVTHGLGLGMLDAALDMVIMVIEQQIRILSGAAASDPADSAPPMRRIRRRHRKSRPNDIESPHKASAGVNEKGKVISKGKARGKARKKISQESAAAVLMETQAEQCQPDDAQGNVLTLVSVGYETVSSGLNTTGIVGHNVT from the exons ATGGACCCAAATACTCGGGTGGTGGGCCTGGACGCCCAGGGGAACATGGTTTTCACCGTGGTCAAACCCGTAATGGGCATCTTCCAGGTGGCTTCAGAACAAACTGGCAATGTGGCACATGGCAGCATGGGGCTCCAGGGTTTATCTGAAAGCACATTAATTCTCCCTCAAATACAAGGCCAGTTTGACCAGAACCAGATGGAAATGCACCATTTACAGCCTCATATTCAGATGCCCCAGATGCAGGTGTCTGCCCCCGAGCAGACAGAGGTTGTGCCCCAGAATCAGGACCCGCCTCCAAACTCAAGCACAAATCCAGAATCTGCAACCCACATGCCTTTTGCTGAGGTGTCGTCACTTCTGGATCCCAACATGAAAGGATCTAAGGCTC GGAAATATCTAATCTCGTATGATGAAATCAAGCGACGCCTGCAGGCCCCGGAGAAGATGTCGCTGCGCTCCCTGGCAGCATACACTCGGGTCAGCAGAGGCCCGGCCAGCAAGAAAACTCTGCTGGAGTCACTGAATGTTCTCGGCCTCACACCAAGCACAACTACCTCTGTTTCTTCCTCTTTCTCCAAACTCACTGAAG GCGACACCCGAGCACTGTGTGACGATATGAAGGACTTTGCCCATGACTACATCGACTACAGCAACATGGCTAAACAACTCATCCCTGAGACCAACACAGTTCAACACTGGTCCAAAATAATTGAAACTAA GAACCACCTGGAGGACATGAGGAAGTGCTTCATGGACCCGGTGAACAGCGGTGCGTTTGATAACGTCACTCACGGCCTGGGTCTCGGTATGTTGGACGCAGCCCTGGACATGGTCATTATGGTTATCGAGCAGCAGATCCGGATCCTGTCCGGCGCAGCAGCATCAGACCCGGCTGACTCCGCTCCGCCGATGCGCCGTATCCGCAGGCGCCATCGAAAATCCCGCCCGAATGACATTGAGTCCCCTCACAAGGCGTCTGCTGGGGTCAACGAGAAAGGCAAGGTCATTTCGAAGGGCAAGGCTCGAGGCAAAGCCAGGAAGAAGATCAGTCAGGAGAGTGCAGCGGCTGTTCTGATGGAAACCCAAGCAGAGCAGTGCCAGCCGGATGATGCGCAGGGTAATGTCCTCACGCTGGTGTCTGTTGGATATGAGACTGTCTCCAGTGGGCTCAATACAACAGGGATAGTTGGACACAATGTCACATGA